The Virgibacillus dokdonensis genome includes a window with the following:
- a CDS encoding DmpA family aminopeptidase, translated as MNLKKGSHNCITDIAGVQIGHVTLYEKLDEEQTICTGVTAILPHKGNLFRHKVHAGSAVLNGFGKTAGLVQINELGLVESPIMLTNTFSVGSVWQGTLDYMLDTTEEIGDTTSSINIVVGECNDSYLNTARYPAIKPEHAVKAIKSASTSPVAEGSVGAGKGMVCFGYKGGIGTASRIVSHKSINYQIGGIVLSNFGKRGDALFARWEPVQQDTPDGSIMMILATDAPLLERQLQRLAKRCAAGLGRTGSQLANGSGDIAIVFSTANKVPHASDSYTQTVDYLRDDHPLMNQLFQAVVEIIEESVIRSLQMAETTEGRKGRIVTKAPL; from the coding sequence ATGAATTTAAAAAAAGGGAGCCATAATTGTATTACGGATATTGCAGGAGTCCAAATTGGACATGTCACGTTATATGAAAAATTAGATGAGGAACAAACTATTTGCACTGGAGTAACGGCCATATTGCCGCATAAAGGCAACCTATTTCGTCATAAAGTCCATGCCGGGAGTGCTGTGTTAAATGGATTTGGCAAAACAGCAGGATTAGTTCAAATAAATGAACTTGGACTTGTGGAATCACCAATTATGCTGACAAATACATTTAGCGTTGGTTCTGTTTGGCAAGGAACGCTCGACTATATGCTCGATACAACAGAAGAAATTGGCGACACGACAAGTTCCATTAATATTGTTGTCGGGGAATGTAATGACAGTTATTTAAATACAGCGCGCTACCCTGCAATCAAGCCAGAACATGCTGTCAAAGCGATTAAATCAGCTAGCACCTCGCCTGTAGCTGAAGGCTCAGTCGGTGCGGGAAAAGGGATGGTATGCTTTGGTTATAAAGGGGGAATCGGAACAGCTTCACGTATCGTTTCACATAAATCCATAAACTATCAAATTGGCGGGATCGTATTAAGTAACTTCGGCAAAAGAGGTGATGCGCTCTTTGCTCGTTGGGAGCCAGTCCAACAAGATACCCCTGATGGTTCCATCATGATGATCTTAGCAACAGATGCACCACTACTCGAGAGACAATTACAACGACTTGCTAAACGTTGTGCTGCGGGTCTTGGGCGCACTGGTAGTCAATTAGCGAACGGCAGCGGTGACATTGCCATTGTTTTTTCAACTGCGAATAAAGTCCCACACGCTTCCGATTCCTACACACAAACCGTTGATTATTTACGGGATGATCATCCGTTAATGAACCAGCTGTTCCAAGCGGTCGTTGAAATTATTGAAGAATCGGTTATCCGCTCTTTACAAATGGCAGAGACGACAGAAGGAAGAAAGGGACGAATTGTAACAAAGGCCCCTTTATAG